In Phormidium ambiguum IAM M-71, one DNA window encodes the following:
- a CDS encoding tetratricopeptide repeat protein: protein MKDIEEWRIGKSSGMKSSLQSPTFASKRLISIQKKRADFKRKRIVFLCLVLPFYFLLLGAADLNEQLNIRINNGTQGVSRNEADRLVRLGGQAQQKGLLDKAIPYWLKALTIYSEIGDIEAVGRTYDYLGLAYADLGLYREAEDALRKRLGVARANRDLQGQVIGLNNVGSLLLKKRKFPGAKTTFNEALSIARATNSPIGIGLSLNNLGLAAASQGDYNQAIKRYEEALIYRSRASDPVGEASTYNNLGDAYRATNNFWDTVRAYGAALRVARLAIDRPNQFRAIDGLVDTYNCAKNYTRTLDLLEERLKIARASENPYQELKSLKLLSQFYRQQGKNTEAIMVQHLAIYLAQELNETQAVAELLGELIEIPVQD, encoded by the coding sequence ATGAAAGACATTGAGGAATGGCGAATTGGCAAAAGTAGTGGGATGAAAAGTTCGCTTCAATCTCCAACTTTTGCCTCAAAAAGATTAATTTCAATTCAGAAAAAACGGGCAGATTTTAAGCGAAAGAGGATTGTTTTTCTTTGTTTAGTTCTGCCTTTTTACTTTCTCCTTTTAGGTGCGGCTGATTTAAATGAACAATTGAATATTCGGATTAATAATGGCACGCAAGGGGTGAGTCGAAATGAGGCCGATCGCTTAGTGCGCTTGGGAGGACAAGCGCAACAAAAAGGTTTGTTAGATAAGGCGATTCCCTATTGGTTAAAAGCTCTCACTATTTATTCCGAAATAGGTGATATAGAGGCAGTAGGTCGGACTTATGATTATTTGGGTTTGGCTTATGCTGACTTGGGTTTATACAGAGAAGCGGAAGATGCTTTGCGAAAAAGATTGGGAGTAGCTAGGGCAAATAGAGATTTACAAGGTCAAGTTATAGGCTTGAATAATGTTGGTTCATTGCTGTTGAAAAAACGTAAATTTCCGGGGGCAAAAACTACTTTTAATGAAGCACTTTCTATTGCTCGTGCTACTAACAGTCCCATTGGTATTGGGTTATCTTTAAACAATTTGGGTTTAGCTGCGGCAAGTCAAGGAGATTATAATCAAGCAATTAAAAGATATGAGGAAGCTTTAATTTATCGAAGTCGTGCAAGTGACCCTGTAGGAGAGGCGAGTACTTACAATAATTTGGGTGATGCGTATCGGGCAACTAACAATTTTTGGGATACTGTTAGGGCTTATGGTGCGGCTTTGAGAGTGGCGCGTTTGGCGATCGATCGCCCAAATCAATTTCGGGCTATTGATGGTTTAGTTGATACTTATAATTGTGCAAAAAATTACACTCGCACCTTAGATTTATTGGAGGAACGGTTAAAAATTGCTCGCGCTTCCGAAAATCCTTACCAAGAGTTGAAATCATTAAAATTATTAAGTCAATTTTACCGACAACAAGGTAAGAATACGGAAGCGATAATGGTACAACATTTGGCAATTTATTTGGCTCAAGAATTAAATGAAACTCAAGCCGTAGCAGAATTGTTAGGAGAATTAATTGAAATTCCTGTACAAGATTAA
- a CDS encoding RNA polymerase sigma factor, giving the protein MQIPYFTETDHPQVKSLSHYSDQELLTLFQRYPEEGKYFTAIFCRYSPIVYTLIAHSGRSPVQVDYLFALTWRHIYYAMMELDLRGSSAPGMENFNLQNWLINITALCINQADVPPVESIHYSLEAASPPLWCYTHQALDFLPPLQRLIVLMSQTFHWSEARISAYLQTEGETVSPHQVRSLLISGLQELQKSLPADIREIYLGEDSTVEMQESLL; this is encoded by the coding sequence GTGCAAATTCCTTATTTTACTGAAACCGATCATCCACAGGTCAAGTCGCTGTCTCATTATAGCGATCAAGAACTATTGACTTTGTTCCAACGCTATCCCGAAGAAGGGAAATATTTTACAGCGATTTTTTGTCGATATAGTCCGATCGTCTATACTTTAATTGCCCACTCTGGACGTTCTCCGGTACAGGTTGATTATTTGTTTGCTCTGACTTGGCGACACATCTATTATGCGATGATGGAGTTGGATTTGCGGGGTTCAAGTGCGCCGGGAATGGAAAATTTTAACCTGCAAAATTGGTTAATTAATATTACGGCGCTTTGTATTAACCAAGCTGATGTTCCACCTGTGGAGTCAATTCATTATTCTTTAGAAGCTGCTTCTCCGCCTCTGTGGTGTTATACCCATCAAGCGTTAGATTTTTTACCTCCTTTACAACGGTTAATTGTGTTAATGTCACAAACTTTTCATTGGAGTGAGGCGCGAATTTCTGCTTATCTGCAAACGGAAGGGGAAACAGTTTCGCCTCATCAGGTAAGGTCTTTGTTGATATCTGGTCTCCAAGAATTACAAAAATCTTTGCCTGCGGATATTCGGGAGATTTATTTGGGTGAAGATAGCACGGTTGAAATGCAGGAATCTTTGTTATGA
- a CDS encoding sensor histidine kinase, which produces MFQTTRRRLAIWYAAVTAVLLLLFATGVYLYVRSTLIERVDDTLNHVVEVVERSLVIEPNSTDNKFGINLEASFRDNADNVEDDRIDLEWFSPNGELLWSTFSEPLNIPIYANRTGETVRIERNNNINSANVILLRQITERVEIGREVIGYLRVSHPWFEVTKPSRQLILDLSLGTTFMVICVATIGWLLSGLAMEPVRESYQSLKQFTSDASHELRSPIAMIQTNVQVALADPELEFAPHRQQLKVIERLTKRLGHLVDDLLFLARQDSGIVQPRFSACPLDALLMEVVEEQQLVAQEKNIELSLDLKTEIGGSGIGKKYLEETEEDFFNLFGDWDQLARLFTNLIGNALQYTPAKGKVNIELQRIFRRSSFPQLQVKISDTGIGIPEDALPHLFDRFYRVDPARSRGTVTGSGLGLAIAAAIAQNHDGNIRIDSVINQGTTVTVTLPQQRLETFNS; this is translated from the coding sequence ATGTTTCAAACCACTCGTCGTCGGTTAGCTATTTGGTATGCAGCTGTTACTGCGGTATTATTATTATTATTTGCAACTGGGGTTTATCTTTACGTTCGTAGTACATTAATTGAAAGAGTTGATGATACATTAAATCATGTTGTGGAAGTGGTAGAACGATCGCTAGTTATCGAACCAAATTCCACAGACAACAAATTCGGAATTAACTTAGAAGCAAGTTTTCGAGATAATGCCGATAATGTCGAAGACGATCGCATTGATTTGGAATGGTTTAGTCCAAATGGCGAGTTACTTTGGTCAACTTTTTCTGAACCTTTAAATATTCCAATTTACGCTAATCGCACTGGAGAAACTGTAAGAATTGAGAGAAATAATAACATTAATTCTGCTAATGTGATACTTTTACGCCAGATTACAGAAAGAGTAGAAATTGGTAGAGAAGTAATCGGTTATTTGCGAGTTAGTCATCCTTGGTTTGAAGTTACTAAACCCAGTCGTCAGTTAATCTTAGATTTGAGTTTAGGCACAACTTTTATGGTAATTTGTGTTGCCACAATTGGTTGGTTGCTTTCTGGTTTAGCAATGGAACCTGTAAGGGAATCTTACCAAAGTTTAAAGCAATTTACTTCCGATGCTTCCCATGAACTGCGAAGTCCGATCGCCATGATCCAAACCAACGTCCAAGTAGCTTTAGCAGATCCAGAATTAGAGTTTGCACCCCATCGCCAACAGCTAAAAGTTATAGAAAGATTAACCAAAAGATTAGGACATTTAGTAGATGACTTACTATTTTTAGCAAGGCAAGATAGTGGCATTGTACAGCCTCGATTTTCCGCTTGTCCATTAGATGCTTTATTAATGGAAGTAGTAGAAGAACAACAATTAGTAGCGCAAGAAAAAAACATTGAACTTTCCTTAGATTTAAAAACCGAAATAGGTGGTTCGGGAATAGGAAAGAAGTATTTAGAAGAAACAGAAGAAGACTTTTTTAACCTTTTTGGAGATTGGGATCAATTAGCAAGATTGTTTACCAATTTGATCGGTAATGCGCTGCAATATACACCAGCGAAAGGTAAAGTGAATATAGAATTACAGCGAATTTTTCGTCGAAGTAGTTTTCCACAGTTACAAGTAAAAATTAGCGATACCGGAATAGGTATTCCCGAAGATGCCTTACCTCATCTATTCGATCGCTTTTATCGCGTCGATCCAGCACGCAGTCGGGGAACAGTTACAGGTTCGGGTTTAGGATTAGCGATCGCAGCTGCAATTGCTCAAAATCACGACGGCAACATTCGCATTGATAGTGTTATTAATCAAGGCACAACTGTTACTGTTACCCTACCTCAACAACGTCTGGAAACATTTAATTCTTAG
- a CDS encoding DUF2267 domain-containing protein, protein MPIGIREDIAYIMLKKISETDSGKGMHQVSFDESDFVGREITPAEFLGHLDYLNQKQYINAEFSGNAYGNQEDVPDAINPKEVDIRIANTYGAPDGPLPHLITFKKAELTEKGRKILAEMEANPPESLQKGSAVPIASKDMPFLQKVMLKAGLSEPYDARDLTEVVYRVMRDLMTTDAADRVAAELHEEAMPTEDKALQMEISDLWKDTNPIVGFLSRVRPPWQGPGIFKINDDRFLFRVANEGGMPPNVDREQVVKAVFSATKDELSQERIAEIATWLPGRVRQLWEEA, encoded by the coding sequence ATGCCTATTGGAATCAGAGAAGATATTGCCTATATCATGCTGAAGAAAATCAGTGAAACTGATAGCGGCAAAGGAATGCACCAAGTTAGCTTTGATGAGTCAGACTTTGTTGGCCGAGAAATTACTCCAGCAGAATTTCTCGGACACTTGGATTATTTAAATCAAAAGCAATATATCAACGCTGAATTTAGCGGCAATGCTTATGGTAATCAGGAAGATGTTCCTGATGCAATTAACCCAAAAGAGGTTGATATCAGAATTGCCAATACTTATGGTGCTCCCGATGGCCCCTTGCCTCATTTAATCACTTTTAAAAAGGCAGAATTAACTGAGAAAGGTCGCAAAATTCTAGCAGAAATGGAGGCAAATCCTCCTGAATCTTTGCAGAAAGGCTCAGCAGTACCAATTGCTAGTAAAGATATGCCTTTCTTGCAAAAAGTTATGCTGAAAGCTGGTTTGTCAGAACCTTATGATGCCAGAGATTTGACTGAAGTTGTGTATCGAGTAATGCGCGATTTAATGACAACTGATGCTGCCGATCGCGTCGCCGCAGAACTGCACGAAGAAGCGATGCCAACTGAAGATAAAGCATTGCAAATGGAAATTAGCGATTTGTGGAAAGATACCAATCCTATCGTCGGATTTTTAAGTCGGGTTCGTCCACCTTGGCAAGGCCCTGGTATCTTTAAAATTAATGACGATCGCTTTTTATTCCGCGTCGCTAACGAAGGTGGAATGCCACCAAATGTCGATCGAGAACAAGTCGTGAAAGCTGTGTTCTCAGCCACAAAAGATGAATTATCGCAAGAAAGAATTGCCGAAATAGCTACCTGGCTACCTGGAAGAGTGCGTCAATTGTGGGAAGAAGCATAA
- a CDS encoding glycoside hydrolase family 15 protein: MFNKLSELQARLDHYYQQIQTVILNRQNPITGLLPASTAINAHGDYTDAWVRDNVYSILAVWGLALGYRKLNDDFGRGYELEQSVVKLMRGLLFCMMRQSHKVEQFKETQSPLDALHAKYNTNTGDIVVGDDQWGHLQLDATSLFLLMLAQMTASGLHIIYTLDEVNFVQNLVYYIGRAYRTPDYGLWERGNKINRGNPELNASSVGMAKAALEAINGIDLFGIRGSQASVIHVLPDEIARARITLKSILPRESSSKEVDAALLSVISFPAFAVENEELVERTKKKIIDKLAGRYGCKRFLRDGHQTTIEDHTRLHYEPWELKQFENIECEWPLFFTYLFLDGLFRRDKEQAQDYQQKLEGLLVERDGLQLLPELYYVPKDKIETERSQPQSQTRLPNENVPLVWAQSLYYLGKLLNEGLIAIGDIDPLGRHLCTGKEPNPLVQISLLAEDENLQKKLADYGIPTQTPQQVEPIQVRQASELSAIYTQIGRNDKLGLTGRPVRRLRSLTTSRIFRVRGETIVFLPAFLDKQQFYLTLDYHFLLDQTRSELAYIQRNWTELGRPTMTLLLTHSMLETGSKALLTLMQELNSGYCNGVQVKLGTLQQFMQTSAKERIDFIHEFEFTQDPVHNTAQNKYYLTYNPDKNWPLGHTQEFKLEYQTDTRFLINCLRDSQNIYEQIELLQTLTRLKGVNFDTGLGGPKHPVTVEDLLKEIYEKAVRGVIKQTSNQSLIHWTVIRRAAGLRGMVDIGLSDAAMDILVRQKQISVGKAYSEASLISRPMSHHEIDDKIKEFCGEDIRDRVLTQEILIYLGLLIKAEPDLFNGLLTLRVGYLILLLTSELAKELKITQDEAHEHLMTLSPFEVKTRLRQVIAGYEGMNQLLRQQEFLHVKQSEQDIEWVVLPEKEEESQGGWLHKRQRDGALNRVPKDFYPRVWQLLKHCKGLVIGDKLERRNRLDSELLLSEMTPGEKNFALQIEHLLNKIVAPEYRQVNIETLMELSEITERNPDLKIEDYIVLDVLIGHAVRLAFLEKFPDKANRYDEYKAAAWRSFYETSPYTCASFVVKAFRFLTLFGKASAV, translated from the coding sequence ATGTTTAACAAGCTTTCTGAACTGCAAGCACGCTTAGATCATTACTATCAGCAAATTCAAACAGTAATTCTGAATCGGCAAAATCCAATTACAGGGTTACTACCAGCCTCTACAGCCATAAATGCTCATGGAGATTATACAGATGCTTGGGTGAGAGACAATGTTTATAGTATTTTGGCTGTTTGGGGATTGGCGTTAGGATATCGCAAGTTAAATGATGACTTTGGACGTGGTTATGAGTTAGAACAAAGCGTCGTTAAATTAATGCGGGGACTGTTGTTTTGCATGATGCGTCAGTCTCACAAAGTCGAGCAATTTAAAGAAACGCAATCTCCGTTAGATGCGTTACACGCTAAATATAATACCAATACAGGTGATATTGTAGTTGGGGACGATCAGTGGGGACATTTGCAGTTAGATGCAACTTCTTTATTTCTGCTAATGTTGGCACAAATGACTGCTTCAGGATTACATATAATTTATACACTTGATGAAGTTAATTTTGTCCAAAATTTAGTTTATTATATCGGGCGGGCTTATCGTACACCGGATTATGGTTTATGGGAAAGAGGTAACAAAATTAATCGGGGAAACCCAGAATTAAATGCTAGTTCTGTGGGAATGGCAAAAGCAGCCTTAGAAGCAATTAATGGGATAGATTTATTTGGAATTAGGGGAAGTCAAGCTTCTGTAATTCACGTTTTACCCGATGAAATTGCCAGAGCTAGAATTACGTTAAAGTCAATTTTACCAAGGGAATCTAGCTCTAAGGAAGTGGATGCAGCTTTATTGAGTGTAATTAGTTTTCCGGCGTTTGCAGTTGAAAACGAAGAGTTAGTGGAACGTACTAAAAAGAAAATTATAGACAAATTAGCAGGTCGTTACGGTTGTAAACGGTTTTTGAGAGATGGACATCAAACAACTATAGAAGATCATACTCGTTTACATTATGAACCTTGGGAATTAAAACAGTTTGAAAATATTGAATGTGAATGGCCGTTATTTTTTACTTATCTATTTTTAGATGGTTTATTTCGCCGAGATAAGGAACAAGCACAAGATTACCAACAGAAATTGGAAGGTTTATTAGTAGAGAGAGATGGTTTACAGTTATTACCAGAATTATATTATGTACCGAAGGATAAGATAGAAACTGAGCGATCGCAACCCCAAAGCCAAACCCGCCTACCTAACGAAAACGTTCCCTTAGTTTGGGCGCAAAGTTTATATTATTTAGGAAAGTTATTAAATGAAGGGTTAATTGCTATTGGAGATATTGACCCTTTAGGGAGACATTTGTGTACGGGAAAAGAGCCTAATCCTTTAGTACAAATTTCCCTTTTAGCCGAAGACGAAAACTTACAAAAAAAATTAGCAGATTACGGAATCCCGACTCAAACACCCCAACAAGTAGAACCAATTCAAGTACGACAAGCCAGCGAATTATCAGCAATTTATACTCAAATTGGCCGTAATGATAAATTAGGTTTAACTGGTCGTCCAGTGCGAAGATTACGCAGTTTAACTACTTCGAGAATTTTCCGAGTCCGGGGAGAAACAATTGTTTTCTTACCCGCATTTTTGGATAAACAACAGTTTTATTTAACTTTAGATTATCATTTTTTACTCGATCAAACTAGAAGCGAATTAGCTTATATTCAGCGTAATTGGACAGAGTTGGGAAGACCAACAATGACTTTACTGTTAACTCATTCTATGTTAGAAACTGGCAGTAAAGCATTGTTAACATTAATGCAAGAACTTAATTCAGGATATTGCAATGGCGTGCAGGTAAAATTGGGTACTTTGCAGCAATTTATGCAAACATCTGCCAAAGAAAGAATTGATTTTATCCATGAATTTGAATTCACTCAAGACCCAGTTCACAATACTGCCCAAAACAAATATTATTTAACTTATAATCCTGACAAAAATTGGCCTTTAGGTCATACGCAAGAATTCAAATTAGAATATCAAACTGATACTCGGTTTTTAATTAATTGCCTACGCGATTCGCAAAATATTTACGAACAAATTGAGTTATTGCAAACTTTAACTCGATTAAAAGGAGTAAATTTTGATACAGGATTAGGAGGGCCAAAACATCCAGTTACAGTAGAAGACCTACTGAAAGAAATTTACGAAAAAGCAGTTAGAGGCGTAATTAAACAAACATCCAATCAGTCATTAATTCATTGGACTGTAATTCGTCGCGCCGCAGGTTTAAGAGGAATGGTGGATATTGGTTTATCGGATGCAGCGATGGATATTTTAGTGCGCCAAAAACAAATTTCTGTAGGTAAAGCTTACAGTGAAGCTTCATTGATTAGTCGTCCAATGTCACACCATGAAATTGACGATAAGATTAAAGAATTTTGTGGAGAAGATATCCGCGATCGCGTTCTCACCCAAGAAATTTTAATTTATCTTGGTTTATTAATCAAGGCAGAACCAGACTTATTTAATGGGTTGCTAACCTTAAGAGTTGGGTATTTAATTTTATTACTAACCAGTGAATTAGCCAAGGAATTAAAAATTACCCAAGATGAAGCACACGAACATTTAATGACTTTAAGTCCTTTTGAAGTAAAAACCCGGTTGCGTCAGGTAATCGCTGGTTATGAAGGAATGAATCAATTATTACGTCAACAAGAATTTTTGCACGTCAAACAATCAGAACAAGATATCGAATGGGTAGTGCTACCTGAAAAAGAAGAAGAATCACAAGGCGGATGGTTGCACAAACGTCAAAGAGATGGCGCTTTAAACCGAGTACCGAAAGACTTTTATCCTCGCGTTTGGCAATTATTGAAACATTGCAAAGGTTTAGTAATTGGGGATAAATTAGAGAGACGCAATCGTTTAGATAGTGAGTTATTGCTTTCGGAAATGACTCCCGGAGAAAAGAATTTTGCGTTACAAATTGAGCATTTGTTGAACAAGATCGTTGCGCCAGAGTATCGTCAGGTTAATATTGAAACTTTAATGGAATTGTCGGAAATTACTGAACGTAATCCTGATTTGAAAATTGAAGATTACATCGTTTTAGATGTGTTAATTGGTCATGCTGTGCGGTTAGCATTTTTGGAAAAATTCCCTGATAAAGCAAACCGTTATGATGAATATAAAGCAGCAGCTTGGCGGTCTTTTTACGAAACTTCTCCCTATACTTGTGCTAGTTTTGTGGTGAAAGCGTTCCGGTTCTTAACTCTTTTTGGAAAAGCAAGTGCAGTATGA
- a CDS encoding 2-hydroxychromene-2-carboxylate isomerase produces the protein MSKTLEVYLSLGSPFAYLANTQLPGLVERTKCNIVYQVIDMYKVFDLAGNPGSKDVAAKRKYIVKDIFDWCKYYNVPFQIPSRLFINNSAAAAAAIAVEKLGKLPEFITRSFRAYMIEDLDIQDPQVLGKLAAEVGADGEAVAAAVTDPSVLQEVENRNKAAVERGVFGVPTFFIGDDMYWGSDRLILVEKALSS, from the coding sequence ATGAGCAAAACTTTAGAAGTATATCTCAGTTTAGGTAGTCCTTTTGCTTACCTTGCCAATACCCAACTTCCGGGATTAGTAGAAAGAACAAAATGCAACATTGTTTATCAAGTAATTGATATGTACAAAGTTTTTGACTTAGCTGGTAATCCAGGATCTAAAGATGTTGCTGCAAAACGCAAGTATATAGTTAAAGATATTTTTGATTGGTGTAAATATTATAATGTTCCCTTCCAAATACCATCTCGTCTTTTTATTAATAACAGTGCAGCTGCGGCGGCGGCTATTGCTGTGGAAAAATTGGGGAAATTGCCAGAATTTATTACCAGAAGTTTTCGCGCTTATATGATTGAGGATTTAGATATTCAAGATCCGCAAGTGTTAGGAAAACTCGCTGCGGAAGTCGGCGCAGATGGGGAAGCTGTTGCTGCTGCTGTTACCGATCCATCGGTGCTTCAAGAAGTAGAAAATCGGAACAAAGCGGCAGTAGAAAGGGGTGTTTTTGGCGTTCCTACTTTCTTTATTGGAGATGATATGTATTGGGGAAGCGATCGCTTAATTTTAGTAGAAAAAGCTTTAAGTAGTTAA